A region from the Desulfoglaeba alkanexedens ALDC genome encodes:
- a CDS encoding (Fe-S)-binding protein, with the protein MAEEAINPSKLKGEFREKVKGLLPQGNLNLCLTCGACASGCPATGLEGMDPRKFVRMIVLGMDEEVTTTPWVWMCTMCMRCQYACPMNVDIPGMVYQARRTWPREARPDGIKRSCDMALRNESCSAMGASPDDFKFVVEDVLEEYREAQPEFADMEAPIDKKGAEFFLNQNSREPVTEPDEMVPLWKILHLVGADWTYGSKGWGGENYCMFLADDDAWKHVTTTAAKQADELGCKIFLNTEUGHVTYSVLAGLKKFNIPHNFVVKNIYEYYAKWIREGKLKVNSDWNKDLKLKFTVQDPCQIVRKAFGDPIAEDLRYVVKAVVGEENFIDMYPNRSNNYCCGGGGGSLQAGYKEQRLAYGRIKDKQIKATGADYCIAACHNCHSQIHELSDHYGGHYGVVHLWTLIALSLGILGPNEREYLRDDLKDVNVFHPETAK; encoded by the coding sequence ATGGCGGAAGAGGCTATCAATCCGAGCAAACTCAAAGGCGAATTTCGGGAAAAGGTTAAAGGACTTTTGCCGCAGGGAAATCTTAATCTTTGCCTTACCTGCGGAGCATGCGCCAGTGGCTGCCCCGCCACCGGGCTTGAGGGCATGGATCCCCGGAAATTCGTAAGAATGATCGTGTTGGGGATGGACGAAGAGGTGACAACCACACCCTGGGTGTGGATGTGCACGATGTGCATGCGATGTCAATATGCCTGCCCTATGAACGTGGATATTCCCGGGATGGTTTACCAGGCAAGGAGAACCTGGCCGAGGGAAGCCAGGCCGGACGGGATCAAGCGTTCCTGTGACATGGCCCTGCGTAATGAGAGCTGTTCGGCTATGGGTGCAAGTCCTGATGACTTTAAATTCGTTGTCGAAGACGTTCTCGAAGAGTACCGGGAGGCGCAGCCCGAATTCGCCGATATGGAGGCCCCGATCGATAAGAAGGGGGCTGAATTCTTTTTGAACCAGAACTCCCGTGAACCCGTGACCGAACCGGACGAGATGGTTCCGCTGTGGAAAATTCTGCATCTCGTCGGGGCGGACTGGACCTACGGCTCCAAAGGATGGGGCGGGGAAAATTACTGCATGTTCCTTGCTGACGACGACGCCTGGAAGCATGTGACGACCACCGCAGCGAAACAGGCGGACGAACTGGGGTGCAAGATCTTTCTCAACACGGAATGAGGCCACGTAACCTACTCGGTCCTGGCAGGACTGAAAAAATTCAACATTCCTCATAATTTTGTTGTTAAAAATATCTACGAATATTACGCAAAGTGGATACGTGAAGGGAAACTGAAGGTAAACAGCGACTGGAACAAGGACCTGAAACTCAAGTTTACCGTCCAGGATCCGTGCCAGATCGTGCGCAAAGCCTTCGGGGATCCTATCGCGGAGGATTTGAGGTACGTGGTGAAGGCTGTGGTCGGTGAAGAGAATTTCATCGACATGTATCCCAACCGGTCCAATAATTATTGCTGCGGCGGCGGGGGAGGCTCCTTGCAGGCGGGCTACAAAGAACAACGGCTGGCTTACGGGCGCATTAAAGATAAGCAGATCAAGGCCACCGGGGCGGACTATTGTATTGCGGCATGCCACAACTGCCATTCGCAGATCCATGAATTGAGCGATCATTACGGGGGACATTACGGCGTGGTGCATCTCTGGACGCTTATCGCGCTGTCCCTGGGGATTCTCGGCCCCAATGAGAGGGAATATCTCCGGGACGACCTGAAGGATGTGAACGTTTTCCATCCTGAAACAGCGAAGTAG